A window of Patagioenas fasciata isolate bPatFas1 chromosome 5, bPatFas1.hap1, whole genome shotgun sequence contains these coding sequences:
- the OLFML1 gene encoding olfactomedin-like protein 1 isoform X1, producing the protein MVVLQLQFLLVPLLASIMGAAQYMMQDAALMNYIDRRLLSLEKRLEKCNQDILDYVEEFRDFSKMVLLRLAGLNNYKAEVKSEVENLLTRIERAQRDIDYFGSVTDSHTCIEVHEDLVKQQLFEEAEEKKKLKLMLNASCDHVLAGIKSLKIVKKTGDKHGSWMKDPGKKHTKIYLLNGAVNNVIWEFANIMTFTESNHTLRARRVTLPFPWEGTGHIIYQGFLFYHRYGSLNEIIKFNIQKRNITDQMLLPGAGRIPAYQLSPSTKIDLAIDEQGLWAIHAEPDTGGNIVITKINHITMAVEHTWDTSCSSKDAEAAFMACSTLYVVYNSPSGGTSRIRCVYDILNAVNTQEIPVLHFPKRQGSHSTIHYNPKEMQLFAWGDGSQIIYKLHTQQKV; encoded by the exons ATGGTAGTCTTGCAACTCCAATTTTTATTAGTTCCTTTACTCGCAAGCATCATGGGAGCAGCACAATATATGATGCAAGATGCAGCACTGATGAACTACATTGACCGGCGTCTCCTGTCTCTAGAG AAGAGGCTGGAAAAATGCAACCAAGACATACTGGATTACGTGGAAGAATTCCGAGACTTTTCAAAGATGGTACTGTTGCGCCTGGCAGGACTGAACAATTATAAGGCTGAGGTTAAAAGTGAAGTAGAGAATTTGCTAACAAGAATTGAACGAGCACAAAGGGACATTGACTATTTTGGATCTGTCACAGATTCTCATACATGCATAGAAGTACATGAAGACCTGGTGAAACAGCAGCTAtttgaagaagcagaagaaaaaaagaaacttaaaCTCATGCTTAATGCAA GTTGTGACCACGTGCTTGCAGGTATTAAGTCCCTAAAGATCGTTAAGAAGACTGGAGATAAGCATGGCTCTTGGATGAAAGATCCTGGCAAAAAGCATACCAAGATTTATTTATTGAATGGTGCTGTAAATAATGTCATTTGGGAATTTGCAAATATCATGACATTCACAGAAAGCAATCATACACTGAGAGCTCGCAGAGTCACTTTGCCATTTCCCTGGGAAGGAACTGGCCATATAATATACCAGGGTTTCCTGTTCTATCACAGATATGGCTCcttaaatgaaataattaaattcaATATCCAGAAAAGAAATATAACTGATCAAATGCTACTGCCAGGGGCTGGAAGGATTCCTGCCTATCAGCTTTCTCCCTCTACAAAAATAGATCTTGCCATTGATGAGCAAGGGCTCTGGGCAATCCATGCAGAGCCAGACACTGGAGGGAACATTGTAATTACTAAAATTAACCACATAACCATGGCAGTAGAGCACACTTGGGACACATCATGCAGCAGCAAGGACGCTGAAGCAGCTTTCATGGCATGCAGCACACTCTATGTTGTCTATAACTCTCCTAGTGGAGGCACCTCTCGCATACGATGCGTTTATGACATTCTGAATGCTGTAAATACTCAGGAAATCCCAGTATTGCATTTTCCAAAACGCCAGGGTAGCCATTCCACTATACATTACAATCCTAAAGAAATGCAGCTCTTTGCTTGGGGTGATGGATCCCAGATCATTTACAAGCTTCACACACAGCAAAAAGTTTGA
- the OLFML1 gene encoding olfactomedin-like protein 1 isoform X2: MLNASCDHVLAGIKSLKIVKKTGDKHGSWMKDPGKKHTKIYLLNGAVNNVIWEFANIMTFTESNHTLRARRVTLPFPWEGTGHIIYQGFLFYHRYGSLNEIIKFNIQKRNITDQMLLPGAGRIPAYQLSPSTKIDLAIDEQGLWAIHAEPDTGGNIVITKINHITMAVEHTWDTSCSSKDAEAAFMACSTLYVVYNSPSGGTSRIRCVYDILNAVNTQEIPVLHFPKRQGSHSTIHYNPKEMQLFAWGDGSQIIYKLHTQQKV, encoded by the exons ATGCTTAATGCAA GTTGTGACCACGTGCTTGCAGGTATTAAGTCCCTAAAGATCGTTAAGAAGACTGGAGATAAGCATGGCTCTTGGATGAAAGATCCTGGCAAAAAGCATACCAAGATTTATTTATTGAATGGTGCTGTAAATAATGTCATTTGGGAATTTGCAAATATCATGACATTCACAGAAAGCAATCATACACTGAGAGCTCGCAGAGTCACTTTGCCATTTCCCTGGGAAGGAACTGGCCATATAATATACCAGGGTTTCCTGTTCTATCACAGATATGGCTCcttaaatgaaataattaaattcaATATCCAGAAAAGAAATATAACTGATCAAATGCTACTGCCAGGGGCTGGAAGGATTCCTGCCTATCAGCTTTCTCCCTCTACAAAAATAGATCTTGCCATTGATGAGCAAGGGCTCTGGGCAATCCATGCAGAGCCAGACACTGGAGGGAACATTGTAATTACTAAAATTAACCACATAACCATGGCAGTAGAGCACACTTGGGACACATCATGCAGCAGCAAGGACGCTGAAGCAGCTTTCATGGCATGCAGCACACTCTATGTTGTCTATAACTCTCCTAGTGGAGGCACCTCTCGCATACGATGCGTTTATGACATTCTGAATGCTGTAAATACTCAGGAAATCCCAGTATTGCATTTTCCAAAACGCCAGGGTAGCCATTCCACTATACATTACAATCCTAAAGAAATGCAGCTCTTTGCTTGGGGTGATGGATCCCAGATCATTTACAAGCTTCACACACAGCAAAAAGTTTGA